gtctttatttttgtcattttacattctttatgtttgtaactttacattatttatgtttgtcACTTCACATTTGTCACTATACATTATTCATGTgtcaatttacatttttatatttgtaactttacattatttatgtttgttatttcgcatttgtcactttacattatttatgtgtcaatttacatttttatatttgtaactttacattatttatgtttgttatttcgcatttgtcactttacattctttatgtttgtcactttacattttcatatttgtcACTTAACATTCTTTATGTTTGTCACTTTACATTCTTTATATTTGTCACTTCACATTCGTCACTATACATTATTTATGTgtcaatttacatttttatatttgtaactTTACATTCTTTATGTTTGTCATTTCGCATTGTCACTATACATTCTTTATGTTTGTCACTTTACTTATGTTTGTCACTATACGTTCTTTATGTTTGTCACttcacattttcatatttgtcactttacattttcatatctttcactttacattttcatatttttcactttacattttcatatttttcactttacattctttatgtttgtcactttacatttttatgtttgtcactttacattatttaagtttgttactttagtctttatttttgtcattttacattcTTTGTTTGTAActttacattatttatgtttgtcAATTCACATTTGTCACTATACATTATTTATGTgtcaatttacatttttatatttgtaactttacattatttatgtttgttatttcgcatttgtcactttacattctttatgtttgtcactttacattttcatatttgtcACTTAACATTCTTTATGTTTGTAACTTTACATTCTTTATATTTGTCACTTCACATTTGTCACTATACATTATTTATGTgtcaatttacatttttatatttgtaactTTACATTCTTTATGTTTGTCATTTCGCATTGTCACTATACATTCTTTATGTTTGTCACTTTACTTATGTTTGTCACTTTACGTTCTTTATGTTTGTCACttcacattttcatatttgtcACTTTACATTCTTTATAtttgtcactttacattttcatatctttcactttacattttcatatttttcactttacattctttatgtttgtcactttacatttttatgtttgtcactttacattatttaagtttgttactttagtctttatttttgtcattttacattcTTTGTTTGTAActttacattatttatgtttgtcACTTCACATTTGTCACTATACATTATTTATGTgtcaatttacatttttatttatttatttatttatttatgttgtttgtttcggacatgtcaattcataagcatcacatttcatcattgttcaaataatacaacacacatggccgaaagggaaaagcgggagaagccaaagcttatcaagtcccgcccccattacccacagtataaaatcttcattctgatcttttcttgtcttttgcaaattacttttttcttttcttctctttttttcttttgttatgacctttgacaaaacatattacagcagtagcatacagagctgaattcaagctctagacagtacatacagattacatgtgtgtctgcacatgtgtccatattagtccatcatgagtgaacaacagtctcatcttatggcctcatcttatagccaggcttgccacaaagtcagaatatccaattgagagagagcaaaagtccagtgtatttattatttgttgagatggtgttgggatggtgtaagagccctttaatgcattttcatgttattcatcagtctcctctgcagcttttatggctgctagcttcgccatgtcctcccgattggtggctacatcaactcgcatctgtatcacgaagtcgcggattgttgagatgtcagagcgtatcccgaccacagcactccgagtattggcgttgtccgccctcgcactggtccgctcagtagcgatctttctcattttccaatattgcataaagattccaaatcccaaagcgatcgttccaattgtcatgaacgtgaacatgtgAACATGTATATTTGTAActttacattatttatgtttgttatttcgcatttgtcactttacattctttatgtttgtcactttacgttctttatgtttgtcactttacattatttatgtttgtcactttacattctttattttgtcactttacgttctttatgtttgtcactttacattttcatatttgtcACTTTACATTCTTTATAtttgtcactttacattttcatatctttcactttacattttcatatttttcactttacattctttatgtttgtcactttacatttttatgtttgtgactttacattatttaagtttgttactttagtctttatttttgtcattttacattctttgtttgtcactttacattatttatatttgtcaCTTCACATTTGTCACTATACATTATTTATGTgtcaatttacatttttatatttgtaactTTACATTCTTTATGTTTGTCATTTCGCATTTTCATATTTGTCACTTTACATTCTTTATAtttgtcactttacattttcatatttttcactttacattctttatgtttgtcactttacatttttaggTTTGTCACTATACATTCTTTATGTTTGTCActatacatttttatgtttgtcaCTATACATTCTTTATGTTTGTCACTTTACATTCTCTATATTTGTCACTTTACATTCTTTATGTTTGTCACTTTACGTGTTTATGTTTGTCACTTTACATTCTTTATGTTTGTCACTTTACATTATTTAAGTTTGTTACTTTAGTCTTTATGTTTGTCACTTTACATTATTATGTTTGTCACTTTACAGTCTACATGTTTGTCACTTATTTAGTTGTCATTTTATTTAGTGGTACAAACAGTTTAATATTTATAGACTGAAATACACTATTGACTCTGACGGAGTGTCTCTTCCTGTACGACAGTACATTGCAGGAAAACAATATGCAAACATGTTGCAGTCAAATCAACCTGTTCACTTTGCATGCATGTTacaggtgtgttgtgttgctgctcCTTGCTCTCGCTGCTGTTTCTCTGGCAGCTCCAGTCACTGGTAAGCTATGATCATTTGTCAACAATGTTATTAGTAGCAACAATCAATAGGTCCACTTAATGTTCAATATTAACTTTTAAATAATCATTGCTTTCCTTTattgcctttctctctctctgtctgtagatCAACCAACAgataaaggtaaaataaatgtttaaatcctGGTCGTTATTGTCATTCAGTACATTAAATCTTACCGTTTAGTTCAggctttgacctttgaccttgtAGAGACCCCAGTCCTCATGATGACATTCGATCACCACAGAGAAGCCAATCAGAGTGCAGACTGTTACTCATTTTAATGTCTTGTCAGCGACACTTACTGACTGTACAGTACAACAAATACTACATGATCATTACATGATCAGCTGATCATTACATGATCAGCTATTTGTGAGATTAACGTTAAGTCATTGATTGTTATATCATCACTGTTTCTTGCATGGACGCTtctgaacattgaagatttagaGAACGTTAAAAACCTGCTGAGGAGCCGGGAAAACTCACAGACAAGTAACAGAACAACACAAATACTCAATCTATATGCAAAATtctacacacactgtacacacatgTATATAAACTGTACATTTAATCAAGTTGATTTGTTTCAACAGCTTCTGCTGACAACAAAACACCAGATGACACAAGCACAGGTAACCTTTCTGTCTCTACCTGCCtgttcatctgtctgtctgtttacttGTCTGTCTGTTCACCTCTCTGTTCACCTGTTCCAGGTGCCTCAGGTGTGTCTGTCAGTCCTGATTCAGGTCAGTTTGTAGTCTAATGAATCTTAAATGAATGAATCTTCATCTAAGTCAGTTCAAATGTGAATCAAATGAAATTCCAGCTTAAACTCTGATTGATGGAAAGTTTCACATCCgtttcatttgaaatgtgtttgtgattcttCAGATGATACCAACACCTCCACAGACGCTGCAGGtgagaatataaatgtattttattttctttctttagtgTATGTGACTCAACATGGATTGATCATTGATCAGGTCAACAGGGCTCAGACCAAGACACAAAATAACCAGAAAGAGACACAAATGACTGAAAGATGAACAGAAATCAAGTACAGCTGTTTAGAGCCTTGACCCAAAAGAACCTGACTCTCACACGAACCCTGTTCATCGGTGCTGATCTAGTGAGACAACAAATACGATAACACAGACGATAAAACAGACGACAGTAGGGAcgacatttttaatgttttgtgtttgtgattctTCAGATGACACTAACAACACCTCAACAAACGCTGCAGGTGAGAATACAGATTTCTTATGTTTCAGTCTTTAGTTTATGTAACTCCTCGATGTGGACTGATCACCGATCGGGGCTGATATACAAACACTGCTGCTTCTTGATCAAACAGACACATtgatgtctttgtttgtttgtgtgtttgtttgagtaATTTTAATGTAGCTCACATAGGTCATATATTTCACACTGCAGTCTGGCAGCCACAGGATAGGCGCACTGATTGGCTGGACTCATATCTGAATAATCACTAACACACACCTGTTTGGTTACAGATTGACTGCTGATGTTTCCCATAATAACGAATAATTGATGAGTGTGAAATATGTTTGATCCTCAGATGCTGCAGAAGACAGCAAGGACAAGAGTGACGTAAACACTACCGATAAGTCTGACAATGAGACTGAGGCTGAGGAACAGGATAAAGACGAGTCTACGACTGAGGCTGAGGATGTAGAGGAGGGTGATAGTAAGGATGATGATGTAGATGAGGATGATAGTAAGGATGATGATGTAGATGAGGATGATAGTAAGGATGATGATGTAGATGAGGATGATAGTAAGGATGATGATGTAGATGAGGATGATAGTAAGGATGATGATGTAGATGAGGATGATAGTAAGGATGATGATGTAGATGAGGATGATAGTAAGGATGATGATGTAGATGAGGATGATAGTCAGGATGACGATGAGACTAAGGAGTCTGAGGATCAGGctcaggaggaagatgaaagtGAGGTTGAGGATGAGACTAAGGAGTCTGAGGATCAGGctcaggaggaagatgaaagtGAGGTTGAGGATGAGACTAAGGAGTCTGAGGATCAGgctcaggaggaggatgaaagtGAGGTTGAGGATGCAACTAAGGAGTCTGGGGATGAGGATGAGACTCAGGAGGAAGATATTGATGATAAGGATGATGCAGATGAGGCTGATAGTACGGATGAGGATGAGACTAAGGAGTCTGAGGATCAgggtcaggaggaggatgatagTGAGGTTGAGGATGAGACTAAGGAGTCTGAGGATCAGgctcaggaggaggatgatagTGAGGGTAACGATGAGACTAAGGGGTCTGAGGATGAGGACAATTCTCAGGAGGAAGATGATACTGAGGATAAGGATGAGACTATGGGGTCTGAGGATGAGGATCAGGGTCAggagaaggatgatattgaggGTACGGATGAGATTCAGGTGTCTGACGCTGAGGTTCAAGGGGAGGAGCAAAATGAAGACAATGCAGTAGAAGGGGAGGAGAGcttgtctgaggaggacagggaCGTTTCAGACAGAATGGAAGGAGCTAGTGATGAGGGCCCAGAGGATGAAGACACAGATAGTATGATggaagatgaaaatgaaaatcaaggTAAAGATGACAGTGACGAGCCTGAAACAACAGAGGCCGACAGTGATGCAGACTTGTCAgcagaagaggatgaggaggatgttTCAGAAAGTGAAGCTGACAGTGACAGCACTGAACCAACAGATACAAACATGCCAGAAGACGAGGATGAGCAGCAGAGTGCTCTCTCCACTGAAGGTAAACACACTGACGACTGTTTCATCAGGTGTTAGGGTGTACTTctaataaagaagaagaattcaGGTCGTTTTCCAAGTTGACGTAGAGAGTCAAAAGTATAGACCAGGGTTGAGTTCAAGTTCTTTACATCAAAAATCAACATTATAAAAGTTTTAGGATCAGAATTTAAATATGAGAATAGGTGAAAGATGGAGATGAAAATGAGAAGTCAAAGGACAAACAAAGACTTCAGAGGAAGCAGCTGACAGACAATGTTTGTTCCCTCCTTTATATTTACCAGATCCAGACAGCAACTCAGCTTATTTATGGATTCATTTGATTCTGGATCTAAAAGTAATTTCACACCTACTAGATACTAAAATGGAGGTCAAatgaaagataaagaaaaatacaaattaaattgAGTCGAGGTGAAGAATTCAGGTGTGGAAAAGTTTAAAGCAGTGAAAgcgcaaacaaataatcaaaatccAGAGTCAAAGTAGATTAATTAGAGACACAAAGACATCCGGGTTCAGACAGACACTGTGGAGGtcattgtctttgtttactgaGACTTCTTATGATAATCTCACAGAGGCAGTGCTGACCACACTGTGGGTGGAGCCTGTGTGTTGATGTTAATGAGTTGTTATCTTGTTTGTTGATGCAGCGACACCTGTTGACCAACCAGATAAGAGAGATGACCCCGCCACCACTGACGGTAAAGGTCACACCCTTCTGTGACACCACACTGCctcacagccaatcacagtTCAGATCCACTTGAATCCACTGAGTTGCAGGAGAGAGAATAAACCAGTCAAACCAGTTTGAGAGCAGTGACAGAAGTGACACTTCTCCATTTTCTCCTTTCAGTCATGAATTAGTCGCTTGGACTCTGTGGGAGCTCAGCAACTGCAGGTAAAATCAACTCACATATGTTGACTGCTGATGAACGTAACTGTAACTGGAAGTGTAACTATGAAGTCAACATTAAGTAACTAAGTAACTACTTACTTTGGTTGTGACACTCAAACTGAAATGAGTCGACTAGAGTCAAAACATTAGATTCTGTGCTGTGTTAACGGGGAGTGGGAACAAAAGACACTCCTGATGAGTGACAGTCAAACaggaatcaatcaatcaatcacagaAGTTAATCGATCAGTTCTGTcatgtcacaaa
This genomic window from Sparus aurata unplaced genomic scaffold, fSpaAur1.1, whole genome shotgun sequence contains:
- the stm gene encoding protein starmaker isoform X3, whose product is MLRRCVVLLLLALAAVSLAAPVTDQPTDKDLENVKNLLRSRENSQTTSADNKTPDDTSTGASGVSVSPDSDDTNTSTDAADAAEDSKDKSDVNTTDKSDNETEAEEQDKDESTTEAEDVEEGDSKDDDVDEDDSKDDDVDEDDSKDDDVDEDDSKDDDVDEDDSKDDDVDEDDSKDDDVDEDDSKDDDVDEDDSQDDDETKESEDQAQEEDESEVEDETKESEDQAQEEDESEVEDETKESEDQAQEEDESEVEDATKESGDEDETQEEDIDDKDDADEADSTDEDETKESEDQGQEEDDSEVEDETKESEDQAQEEDDSEGNDETKGSEDEDNSQEEDDTEDKDETMGSEDEDQGQEKDDIEGTDEIQVSDAEVQGEEQNEDNAVEGEESLSEEDRDVSDRMEGASDEGPEDEDTDSMMEDENENQGKDDSDEPETTEADSDADLSAEEDEEDVSESEADSDSTEPTDTNMPEDEDEQQSALSTEATPVDQPDKRDDPATTDEPAPWWTQLP
- the stm gene encoding protein starmaker isoform X2; this encodes MLRRCVVLLLLALAAVSLAAPVTDQPTDKDLENVKNLLRSRENSQTTSADNKTPDDTSTGASGVSVSPDSDDTNTSTDAADDTNNTSTNAADAAEDSKDKSDVNTTDKSDNETEAEEQDKDESTTEAEDVEEGDSKDDDVDEDDSKDDDVDEDDSKDDDVDEDDSKDDDVDEDDSKDDDVDEDDSKDDDVDEDDSKDDDVDEDDSQDDDETKESEDQAQEEDESEVEDETKESEDQAQEEDESEVEDETKESEDQAQEEDESEVEDATKESGDEDETQEEDIDDKDDADEADSTDEDETKESEDQGQEEDDSEVEDETKESEDQAQEEDDSEGNDETKGSEDEDNSQEEDDTEDKDETMGSEDEDQGQEKDDIEGTDEIQVSDAEVQGEEQNEDNAVEGEESLSEEDRDVSDRMEGASDEGPEDEDTDSMMEDENENQGKDDSDEPETTEADSDADLSAEEDEEDVSESEADSDSTEPTDTNMPEDEDEQQSALSTEATPVDQPDKRDDPATTDVMN
- the stm gene encoding protein starmaker isoform X4, with amino-acid sequence MLRRCVVLLLLALAAVSLAAPVTDQPTDKDLENVKNLLRSRENSQTTSADNKTPDDTSTGASGVSVSPDSDDTNTSTDAADDTNNTSTNAADAAEDSKDKSDVNTTDKSDNETEAEEQDKDESTTEAEDVEEGDSKDDDVDEDDSKDDDVDEDDSKDDDVDEDDSKDDDVDEDDSKDDDVDEDDSKDDDVDEDDSKDDDVDEDDSQDDDETKESEDQAQEEDESEVEDETKESEDQAQEEDESEVEDETKESEDQAQEEDESEVEDATKESGDEDETQEEDIDDKDDADEADSTDEDETKESEDQGQEEDDSEGNDETKGSEDEDNSQEEDDTEDKDETMGSEDEDQGQEKDDIEGTDEIQVSDAEVQGEEQNEDNAVEGEESLSEEDRDVSDRMEGASDEGPEDEDTDSMMEDENENQGKDDSDEPETTEADSDADLSAEEDEEDVSESEADSDSTEPTDTNMPEDEDEQQSALSTEATPVDQPDKRDDPATTDEPAPWWTQLP
- the stm gene encoding protein starmaker isoform X1, with translation MLRRCVVLLLLALAAVSLAAPVTDQPTDKDLENVKNLLRSRENSQTTSADNKTPDDTSTGASGVSVSPDSDDTNTSTDAADDTNNTSTNAADAAEDSKDKSDVNTTDKSDNETEAEEQDKDESTTEAEDVEEGDSKDDDVDEDDSKDDDVDEDDSKDDDVDEDDSKDDDVDEDDSKDDDVDEDDSKDDDVDEDDSKDDDVDEDDSQDDDETKESEDQAQEEDESEVEDETKESEDQAQEEDESEVEDETKESEDQAQEEDESEVEDATKESGDEDETQEEDIDDKDDADEADSTDEDETKESEDQGQEEDDSEVEDETKESEDQAQEEDDSEGNDETKGSEDEDNSQEEDDTEDKDETMGSEDEDQGQEKDDIEGTDEIQVSDAEVQGEEQNEDNAVEGEESLSEEDRDVSDRMEGASDEGPEDEDTDSMMEDENENQGKDDSDEPETTEADSDADLSAEEDEEDVSESEADSDSTEPTDTNMPEDEDEQQSALSTEATPVDQPDKRDDPATTDEPAPWWTQLP
- the stm gene encoding protein starmaker isoform X5, encoding MLRRCVVLLLLALAAVSLAAPVTDQPTDKDLENVKNLLRSRENSQTTSADNKTPDDTSTGASGVSVSPDSDDTNTSTDAADDTNNTSTNAADAAEDSKDKSDVNTTDKSDNETEAEEQDKDESTTEAEDVEEGDSKDDDVDEDDSKDDDVDEDDSKDDDVDEDDSKDDDVDEDDSKDDDVDEDDSKDDDVDEDDSKDDDVDEDDSQDDDETKESEDQAQEEDESEVEDETKESEDQAQEEDESEVEDETKESEDQDETQEEDIDDKDDADEADSTDEDETKESEDQGQEEDDSEVEDETKESEDQAQEEDDSEGNDETKGSEDEDNSQEEDDTEDKDETMGSEDEDQGQEKDDIEGTDEIQVSDAEVQGEEQNEDNAVEGEESLSEEDRDVSDRMEGASDEGPEDEDTDSMMEDENENQGKDDSDEPETTEADSDADLSAEEDEEDVSESEADSDSTEPTDTNMPEDEDEQQSALSTEATPVDQPDKRDDPATTDEPAPWWTQLP